The Aspergillus oryzae RIB40 DNA, chromosome 5 genome segment CGTATCTTTGTCAGCCAGAGCCACCAGAAAATGGTCAATACTATCTTCCAAAATGGAAGATACCTTATCGTCCGACAGCGGGCTATTTGCTCTTTCGCTAAGCTTCAGAGCCATAATTGTCATAGTACGGAGGATTTTGATGATGATTTTCCGCGCCAATGCAGATGTTTGAATGAGCTGGGAAATTTCTGAGTTTCCCTGAGCAGTTTGTAACGTCTTCTCGAACACAGGCACGATCAAGGGAGCAAAGTCCTCAACCTGACCTGAAGCACCTAAGCGAgcgaggaaagaaagaacaccGATGCAAGTATAGACAGATGGCGGCTCAGAATTTCCTGTGGGTTGTACAATGGAAAATGCCCAGTCTGTTACATTAGTGAGCAGGCCGACGGCCTGCATGTCCCGCCGCAGTACAAGACGTGCGAGAACCACTGTGGCAGCCTCACGCTCTTTTCCAGAGGCATTGACATAGTTCAACGATACTGAGAGAAGAGACCTAGAGACTGTTGGCACCTCAGCCGGTAAGGGTCTAAGCTGACCCAGATTTTCGTATGGCACAGGAATATCATCTGATGACATGGACGCCAAATCGAAAGGAGCGAGCAACAAGTGCGAGAGCCAAATCAACATCACGTAGCGTTCCTCCCAAACAAGTCGTCGAGGAATGTCCTCTGACAAACCCATCTCTGAATCATCTTGGCATACTGTATCCCATTCGATAAAAGCCCTGAGTAAAGGGTCAAGGTACTTCGGCTCATTGTTCAAGAACCTGCTAATAACCTTGACCCCACGCACTTTGCAAAAAGTGTAAAGGAGCCTACATATCGCCCTTGGCAAGGGATAAAgtgcttgttgctgctgtggcTTATCTGACTTATACTGATCGCGGTGCTTTAGTAGGTAGGCTAAGAAAGCATCGACCAGAGGTGGCAGCAGCGTTTGAAGATGTGGATCCAACAGCTGAGGCCATTCTTGAAAAGGCTCCAGCTGTAGCAAGAATTCGTATTAGCGAACAGCAACTCAGTACATTTAACATTTTCTCCAGCTTATTGAGGGGGTATTGTCAACTTACAAGACCAACTAGTCTCTCAGTCTTAGCAGCTTGTGTCCATCTTCGTGGGACTCGCGCATGTCCTTTCTCCGTTCGTGGCTTCCAGAGCAGAGAGGGCAGTTTCTCTGAAAATTCCGTCACCAAGTCGCCAGAAGCACGCTGTAGTTTAActtctttatcttctatTGCATCCATGATGAAATTGCGCCAGGAGCGCTGGATATTTTGGGGGCAAATGTCAATAATCTAAACCGCGGGGAATCGGTCAACATTGTATCAGGTCATGTGACCTGTATGAGGCCCTCGACCATAGAAGCTTCCAATAACGGTGGGGATAAGTATACCTGAATATATTCAGTTTAGGTGTAGTTATAAATGAGTATACTTACGCATAACTACATGTCAAGGGAGATTAAACGTGGTTCGTAACCTAGCATCTCCACAGCGTACGCGATATATATCCAGGGAGAAATAATAGACTACGGTTGAAGATTTTGAGGAAACACCATGTAACGATTTCAGGATATCCTTCACATATACATTCAAGAAGAAACATACATACTGTTCTAGTCAGTTCAGCATGACTAGAACCATTCTCGAATGAACAGAGCCATTGTTGTCGCACATCATTAGCTATCCACATCCGGAGTTGACTCTGTGTCTAGAGGATGCCTAACGAAACCAGCTGAGCCGATATCTACGAGTTGCATCATAGTTTCTCGGATTTTCATAACCGTGATAGCCACTGCAAGTGAGTTCCAAACATCATGTCCTGCATCTTCCAAGTCAAACTGGCAGATGTATTTGCTGTCGGTATCATCAGTTGTGCTTGAAAGGTCAGTGCCGAGGGTAAGGATTGCAATGATAGGACCACATATGATAAATCCAATCAGGAGTGGATAAAATCTGGAGGGAGCAGAATAACCATCGTCTTTCTCGTTGAGCTGAAGATTAATCGAACCATGATCTCCGTCTGGGGCTGCCGCACTCAACGCTTCGCGGTGCCGGCTGGCGAGTAGTTGTAGGTGCAGGTTCAGCTTTTTAACGGCATCAAGTGTGgtttcccctttcttcttaGCATATATGACATGTACGGGGATTGCATCTCTGTTTATATGTATGTCAGTATCGCGCAAGGCCCAGCGAAAATATTGGCTGATGGTGGTTTTGATCAAGATCTCGGGACCCTTCTTTAGAATCCTACAGTCCCTCACGCGACCCCCAAGAGAAAATAGAGCTGCGAGGGACCTGATTGCTACACTGGGTCTTAGTAAACTGTGGCACACTTGGAAGAAAATTTAAATGGAGTTGAGCCATGAACTCACCATAAGTCTTGGAGCTTTTAAATGTGTGGATTACTGGCCTTGAATCGCCCTCTGCATCGGAAAATAGGGTATATGGTAGGGTAGGGAAGTCCGATCTCCATTGCTCTGGTATGAGTGGCTCAAACCCACGCATGGCGAGCCGGAAAAAGagatctttctcttcctcgttGTAAAGACCTTCAGGAATGTCAATTGCGTCAGCCCAGCGCCTGGCTTTCTCCACAGAAAGGCTAAAGACAACAGTCGAATGTCTAGTCTGCGAGACACGGAAATCTGAATCATCAaatatctcttcttttatctGAGGCGTAGTAAGGACTACATTAGGAGAATGGCTTCTCTTCCGAACCACAAGCTGCTTTGACGCTATAGCTTTTTCACTATCAACTGTGGTATTTTCTGAGTATTCTGGTAAAGGTGAAGATAGATTCCCAGTTGGCTCAGAAAAAGACCGTTTATTATCATGCGTGACGGTCAAGATATCGCTCGTGGGGGCAAATATAGAAAGGCCGGCCTCTAACAGTGATTTCGCCTGGTGCCAAGCATGTACATTAACATTATTATTTTTTGTCTCTTCAACTGGATCACAGACAAGTCCAGCGAGACAATGAGCCATTTTGTTCGGTTGACCGTCaagcttccttctcttgaAAGACTGGCCACACGCGATATCTTTCGGACTGGAAGCGTCGTCAGGtacgttcttttccttcggtGGTGTTCGTCTTGGTGTATGAAGCCCTGTGCGGACTTCGTCTTTGTAAGTGTCATGCTTTGGAGGAGTATGTTTCGGGTCtaagcttcttctctttctgactTTGGTCTTATTAGAAGTGAGAGGTTGGACGTTTGTATTCAAATGTTGATTCAGTCCATCCGAGTCCGTTATCAAATTGCAAGATCTGCGCGTTTTCATTTTACTGGGTATAAATAGGAGCGATCAAATGTCTCAAAGTATGTTATTTCAATGGATCggtcgaggaggtggaggacTCGCTTGTATTACACTGACAGTAGTAAGTATCGTAATGAGGAGGGCGAAGACCTATGTGACCACGTGAGGATTTTGAAGTAAGAAGTGTTTCCCACGAGGCGTCGGTGACTGATTTTTCTCTTGAGCAAATATAACTTTTGAGTGTATTCGGGGCGTGTCATCGAAATGGAAAATTGCCGCCCTCGAGAGTAATGTTTTTATCTcatattctttcttccatacaTACCGTTCTTTGTCAGGATGATGACCAATTGATACTGCGCAGAGGATCCGTAGTGGGAAAAAGGGCAGTGCAGAATGGTGCTATGGAAGATAATGGGAACAGAATGAAGTCATATCTACCATGAAAAAGGTGTGTTCATCTCAATATGTAAGAGAAGCTCCAAGGTTGTAGTAACACAAGTCAGAAAGAGGCAGGCAAAGAGTAGATGTTTGGCaagaggagggtgagggtcATGGGACTTGTCATTTTTTGTAGTCCCAATCAGCTACAAGCCTAGGGACAGACGACCAAATCAGTATGCAGACGTGTTGCATTCAATTATGGGCAAGAATGGAGAGTCCTAGTGCGTGTTTGGCAGTCGGGTAGGGCACCGTGGACGTCCAAGACGAACAGTAAAGGAAGAATTACATTCCGATAATGGGAAGTAACCGCCCAAGAGAATTAAATAAACAGCCTAGAACGCTGGGGAGATATAGAATAAAACAACCTCAGACCAAATTACTCATTCCATTCCGTCTGCACTCGCAAAGGCCAGAACAGCGCTTACACCTGCTCTCAAAACTCTCATGGGTATGTTATTGAACATTTCCAGTGCAAAAAGTGCTGAAGGCAGTAACAATCAAGAAggcagaaacaaagaatccAAGGTTCACGTCGAACATGAGTAATAACTGCGATGACTGCAGGGCATTAGTCAccaataaatatagagtCGGATCAGGCGAAGTCTGCCGTGTAGGAGAAACCGCGGAATTCTTCCTGCATGGCTTGGGAGAGGACTGGAGAGAGAAAACGTTATGGTTAGCATTAGTGGGAAAAATCGCAGAGGATAGTTGCTTACCGGATTGCACAGGCGTCAGAACAGGTGTGACGCTGGTGAACTCCTGGTCGAAGTTGCTTGTATCCGTGGGGCTGGTGATGGTCGGCAAGAACGGCGGAGGGACGCGCTTGTGGTAGATATCATCCCAGTTGATGTTCCTGAAGAAGGCATGAGACATGACCTCTTGAGCATCGGTCGGGCCGGAGCCAAGTCTTAGTTCCGGCTCGCGAGTGAGTAGTTTCTGAAGAATCGAAACGGAATCCCTGGGCATGTGGATCGGATACAGGGGTTCATCGGCAAGAATGGCATCATAGatttcatcctcatcttcaccacGGAAGGGAGATTGTTGCAGAA includes the following:
- a CDS encoding uncharacterized protein (predicted protein), which produces MKTRRSCNLITDSDGLNQHLNTNVQPLTSNKTKVRKRRSLDPKHTPPKHDTYKDEVRTGLHTPRRTPPKEKNVPDDASSPKDIACGQSFKRRKLDGQPNKMAHCLAGLVCDPVEETKNNNVNVHAWHQAKSLLEAGLSIFAPTSDILTVTHDNKRSFSEPTGNLSSPLPEYSENTTVDSEKAIASKQLVVRKRSHSPNVVLTTPQIKEEIFDDSDFRVSQTRHSTVVFSLSVEKARRWADAIDIPEGLYNEEEKDLFFRLAMRGFEPLIPEQWRSDFPTLPYTLFSDAEGDSRPVIHTFKSSKTYAIRSLAALFSLGGRVRDCRILKKGPEILIKTTISQYFRWALRDTDIHINRDAIPVHVIYAKKKGETTLDAVKKLNLHLQLLASRHREALSAAAPDGDHGSINLQLNEKDDGYSAPSRFYPLLIGFIICGPIIAILTLGTDLSSTTDDTDSKYICQFDLEDAGHDVWNSLAVAITVMKIRETMMQLVDIGSAGFVRHPLDTESTPDVDS